From the genome of Cyanobium sp. ATX 6F1:
TCAACGGCGAGGTGCGCGAGCTCTCCGACAACATCGAGCTCGACAAGAACCATGCCCACCACATCGAGGTGGTGGTGGACCGGCTCGTGGCCCGTGAGGGCATCAACGAGCGTCTCAACGATTCCCTGCGCACCGCCCTCAAGCGCGGCGACGGTCTGGCCCTGGTCGAGGTGGTGCCCAAGGCGGGCGAGGAGCTGCCCGAAGGAGTGGAGAAGGAGCGCTTGTACTCGGAGAACTTCGCCTGCCCGGTGCACGGCGCGGTGATGGAGGAACTCTCGCCGCGGCTGTTCTCCTTCAACAGCCCCTACGGCGCCTGCCCCGATTGCCACGGCATCGGCCACCTGCGCAAGTTCACCTTCGAGCGGGTGGTGCCGGATCCCTCCCTGCCGGTCTACGCGGCGATCGCCCCCTGGAGCGACAAGGACAACAGCTATTACTTCTCACTCCTTTATTCGGTGGGGGAGGCCTTCGGCTTCGAGATCAAGACCCCCTGGAACCAGCTCAGCGCCGAGCAGCAGCAGGTCTTGTTGAACGGCAGCATGGAGCCGATCGCCATCAAGGCCGACAGCCGCTACCGCAAGAGCGAGGGTTACCTGCGTCCCTTCGAGGGGATCCTGCCGATCCTGGAACGTCAGCTGCGGGACGCCAGCGGTGAGGCCGTGCGCCAGAAGCTGGAGAAGTTCCTGGAGATGGTGCCCTGCGCCACCTGCACGGGGCTGCGGCTGCGGCCCGAGGCCCTGGCGGTGAAGGTGGGACTGTTCAACATCGCCGATCTCACGGCCGTGAGCGTGGCCGAATGTCTCTCCCGGATTGAGGCGCTCATGGGGGTGGGGGCCAGCGAGGGGGCCGAACCGCTGCTGACGCCGCGCCAGATCCAGATCGGTGATCTGGTGCTGCGGGAGATCCGCCTGCGCCTCCGCTTCCTGCTCGATGTGGGCCTGGATTACCTGAGCCTGGATCGTCCGGCGATGACGCTCTCGGGGGGCGAGGCCCAGCGCATTCGCCTGGCCACCCAGATCGGGGCCGGTCTCACCGGGGTGCTCTATGTGCTCGATGAACCCAGCATCGGCCTGCACCAGCGCGACAACGACCGCCTGCTCAACACGCTCTTCAAACTGCGCGATCTGGGCAACACCCTGATCGTGGTGGAGCACGACGAGGACACGATCCGTGCCGCTGATCACATCGTCGACATTGGTCCCGGAGCCGGCGTGCACGGGGGCCACATCGTGGCCGAGGGCAGCTTCGAGGATCTGCTGGCGGCCCAGGACTCGCTTACGGGTGATTACCTCAGCGGTCGCCGCGCGATCCCCACCCCTGCTCAACGCCGCAGCGCCAGCAGCCGCACGCTCAAGTTGGTGGAGTGCCGCCGCAACAACCTCTCCGGCATCGATGTGGAGATTCCCCTGGGGCGGCTGGTGAGCATCACCGGGGTGAGCGGCAGCGGCAAAAGCACCCTGATCAACGAACTGCTGCACCCGGCCCTGGAACACAAGCTGGGGCTGAAGGTGCCCTTCCCCAGCGGGCTCGAGGAACTGCGGGGGATCCAGTCGGTGGACAAGGTGATCGTGATCGACCAGAGCCCGATCGGGCGCACCCCCCGCTCCAACCCGGCCACCTACACCGGCGCCTTCGATCCGATCCGCCAGGTGTTCGCCGCCACGATTGAGGCCAAGGCCCGTGGTTACCAGGTGGGCCAGTTCAGTTTCAACGTCAAGGGCGGTCGCTGCGAGGCCTGCAGCGGCCAGGGGGTGAACGTGATCGAGATGAACTTCCTGCCCGATGTCTACGTGCAGTGCGATGTCTGCAAGGGGGCCCGCTACAACCGCGAGACGCTGCAGGTGGCCTACAAGGGCCACACCATCGCCGACGTGCTCGAGATGACGGTGGAGCAGGCCGCCGAGGTGTTCTCCGCCATTCCCCAGGCGGCGGATCGGCTGCGCACGCTGGTGGATGTGGGCCTGGGCTACATCAAGCTGGGCCAGCCCGCGCCGACGCTCTCAGGAGGGGAAGCCCAGCGGGTGAAGCTGGCCACCGAGCTCTCCAAGCGCGCCACGGGCAAAACGCTCTATCTGATTGATGAGCCCACCACGGGCTTGAGCTTCTACGACGTGCACAAGCTGATGGACGTGATGCAGCGCCTGGTCGACAAGGGCAATTCGATCGTGGTGATCGAGCACAACCTCGATGTGATCCGCTGCTCCGATTGGCTGATCGACCTGGGCCCCGAAGGCGGCGACAAGGGCGGTGAGATCGTTGTCTGTGGCACCCCCGAGGAGGTGGCTCTGCACCCAACCAGCCACACTGGTCGCTATCTCAAGCAGGTGCTCGCCCAGCATCCGCCCGAGCCTGCCGTCGCCTGAAGCCCCCGATGACCCTGCTCCATCGCACTCACCGCGCCCTGGCGCTGGCACTGGCATCCGGGGCCCTGTTGGCCGGCGCTGCCCAGCCTGCGGCGGCCCTGGAGGAGATCCAGCTGCGCATGCCGCTGCTGGACACCAACTTCACCATCAAGCTCAGCGAGCTGAGCAATCCTGATCGGCTGTTGGCCGGCACCAGCGACCTGGCCCAGCTGAATCAGGCCAGCAATGGCGCCATCGGCCTGAAGTTGGTGGAGCTGCTCAATTCACCCCTCCCCTTGCGGACCAAGGCTGTGATGAGCGAGTCGGTAGGTTCCCCGCTGGTCTCGCAGGCCCTATTGCTCGTGTCCGCCCTGATCGGTGTGGATGGCGTGCCGATCAACCTCACCAGCATGGCCCTGGAGTCGGCGCTTCAGCAGGCGAGCGCCAAGGGCACCCTCACCATGCTCAAGGTGCTCCAGGCGATGCCGGGGACGACCGCCTCGATCGACCTGGAGCGCGGGCTGTTCGCTCTCAAGCGCCTCGCCAGCCAACAGCAGCCAGCCGATCGCCTGCTGGCGGCCCAGCCGGCGGGCAGCGTGAGCCCGGCCCTCAGCAAGCCCGGGCCCCTGACGGTGCAGCGCCGTGAGGCGAGCCTTTCTGTGCCTTACCGGCCGGAGCCCCTGAGGCTGGTGGTGATCAGCCCCACCCAGGGGGCCAATGGCCGCCTGGCACTGATCTCCCACGGTCTCTGGGACAGCCCTGCGAGTTTTGAGGGTTGGGCCCGTCACCTGGCCAGCCATGGCTACACCGTGCTGATGCCATACCACCCCGGCAGCGACAAGAGCCAGCAGCAGGCCATGCTCTCAGGCAAGATGCCGCCCCCAGGGCCGGCCGAGTTGCGGCAGCGGCCCATGGATGTCAGCGCCCTGATCGACGGGGCGGCCGCCGGAAAGCTGGGGTTACCGCCAGGCCTGAAGACCGATTCCGTGGTGGTGCTCGGCCAATCCTGGGGGGCCACCACAGCGCTGCAGCTGGCCGGTGCCACCCCCAGTGCGGCCATGCTGCAGAAGTTCTGCGGGGATGTGATGAACCCTTCCCGCAACCTCAGCTGGGTGTTGCAGTGCAGTTTCCTGAGCTCCGCCGATCGGGCTGGACTGAGCGATCCCCGCGTCAAGGCGGTGGTGGCGGTCAGCCCGCCCATGTCGCTGCTCTTTTCCGCTGGCGCGGCCAAAGCCATGAACGCCCGGGTGCTGCTGGTGAGTGGTAGCCGGGATTTCGTCGTCCCTGCGGGGCCCGAAGCGATTGTTCCCATGGCCAATGAGGCCCGCGCCCTCGGAGGTGGTCACCGGCTGGTGCTGGCCAAGGGCGGTGATCACTTCAACCTGGGATCCCCTTACGCAGAGGCCGGAGGAGCGCTGCGGGGCCTGATTCTGGCCTGGGTTAACGGGGCCTTTGCCGCTGGGGCGGCCGCCGTTCCCGGTCCGTCGGCCCCGTCTTTGCTGCCGCCGAACGGCTGGGGTGATGCCACGATTCCCCTGGCCGATGTCACCGCTCAGCTCAAGGGCTGGACCCCCTGAAGGAGCACAGGCCGGCTCGGGGCCGATGGGGCTGAAGCCGTCGAGGCGGCTAAACCCCGCTATCGATGGGGAGACGGCGCCGGCTTCGGGTGGGGCTCTACCTCCTACATCTTCATCTCCACGGTCTGTTTCGCGGCCGTGACCTGGAGTTGGGGCGGGATGCCGACACCGGCGGCCAGACCACCTACGTGCTCGAACTGGCGCAAGCCCTGGCCGCACGGCCAGAAGTGGAGCGGCTGGAGGTGGTCACCCGGTTGATCGACGACCGTCGCCTTTCGGCGGACTACGCCCGGCCGATCGAGGCACTGGCGCCCGGTGCGGCGATCCTGCGCTTCCCCTGTGGCCCTAAGCGCTACCTGCGCAAGGAGCTGCTCTGGCCCCATCTCGACCAGCTGGCCGACAGCCTGGTGGCCCATCTGAGCACCCAGGCGCGTTACCCCGATTGGATCCATGCCCACTACGCCGATGCCGGCTACGTGGGGGCCCTCGTGAGCCGGCGGCTGGGGATCCCGCTGGTGTTCACGGGTCATTCCCTGGGACGGGAAAAGCTGCGGCGGCTGTTGGCCAGTGGCGCCGACCACGATCAGATCGAGCGGCTCTATGCCATCAGCCAACGCATCGAGGCCGAAGAGCTGGCCCTGGCCCAGGCCCTGCTGGTGGTCACCAGCAGCCTCCAGGAGGCGGACCATCAGTACGCCCGCTATGGCCACTTTCGATCCGAACGGGTGGAGGTGATTCCGCCGGGGGTCGACCTGAAGCGGTTCCATCCCGAGGGCGAGGACCTCCCAGGATCCGGCGCCCCCCCGACCGGAGAAGCCGCCGTAGCCGCGCTGCTGCAACCTTTCCTGCGCGAGCCCGAGCGACCTCCGTTGCTGGCGATCTGCCGCGCCGACCGGCGCAAGAACATCCTGGCCTTGATCGAGGCCTTCGGTCGCTCAGAACTGCTGCGGCAGCGCCACAACCTGGTGCTGGTGCTGGGCTGCCGGCAGGATCCCCGCCTGCTGGAAAAGCAGCAGCGGGACCTGTTCCAGCAGATGTTCGAGCTGATCGATCGCTTTGATCTCTATGGCCTGATCGCCTACCCCAAGCACCACAGTGCCGCCCAGATTCCTGATTTCTACCGCTGGGCGGCCCGCCGGAGGGGTGTGTTCGTGAACCCGGCCTTGAGCGAACCCTTTGGCCTCACCCTGCTGGAGGCGGCGGCCTCGGGCCTGCCGGTGGTGGCCACCGACGACGGCGGACCCCGGGAGATCGTGGCCTGCTGCCGCAACGGTTTGCTGGTGGATGTCAGTGACCTCAAGGACCTGCAGAAGGCCCTTGAGTTGGCCCTGGGTGATCCGGCCCGCTGGCGCCGCTGGCGCGATGACGGGCTGGAGGCGGTGATCCGGCTGTTCAGCTGGGAGGCCCATGTGAGCGCCTATCTGGCGGCGGCTTCCCGCTGCTGCCGCCTCGCTCCCCCGTCGTGTTTGCCTTACGCCCCTCGGCAGGGGGGGCGCGGGAAGATCCTCTCCATCGCCAGCTTCAACGGACTCAGGGCCGTGGCTCCTGGCTCACGTAGGCCGCGTGGTTTGGGTTGAGATCGGGCATCCAGTAGCTCACGTCGTCGTGCCAGAAGGGCTGGCCTGAGAGCCGGGTGGTGGCCAGCTTGGTGGTGCGGAGCGTCGCCAGGAGGTTGCCCAGTTCCACGGGTGAGAGGTTGGTCTTGATGTCCTGGCCGGCGATCCGCAGCAGTTGGGGCAGCTGTGCCAGAACGCTGGGCTGGGCCAGCTTGCGGAACACCTCGGCGAGCACCAGCTTCTGCCGTTCCATGCGGCCCAGGTCCCCCAGCTCGTCGTGACGGAAGCGCAGGAACCCCTCCAGATCGTTGCCCTTGAGCAGCTGTCGGCCGGGATAGAGATCGATGTAAAGCCCCTGGCGGCTGTCGGAGTAAACCATCCGTTTCGGCACCTCCACCTCCACGCCCCCCAGGGCGTCGCCCAGGTGCTGCACGGCATCGAGGTTGACGATCAGGTAGCGCTCCAGGGGCGCACCGAGCAGCTTGCCCAGCTCCTGCTCCACGGCCGGCATCCCCCCGGCGGCGAAGAGGGCATTGGCTTTGAGCACCCCGTAGGTCTCAGATTCGATGTAGGTGTCCCGGGGCACCTGGGTGAGTTCCGTGCGGCCCTCCTTGAGCTGGGCCGTGAACATGACATCGGTGTTGGTGGCCACCTGGTCGGTGCCCATCACCAGAATGCGCCCCTTGTAGGCGGGGCTGACCACGGAGCCCAGTAGTTGGGAGCCCTGGTGCAGTCCCGCCAGCGCTGGCCCCAGCAGCTGGGGGATCGGACCAGCCAGGGCGGCGCCGATCACCAGGCCCAGGCCGAAGGGAAGCAAGGGGAGCTTGCCTGTCTTGCGTGGGCGGGTCTTGACCGCCACCGTGCCCCGTGAGCGCGAAGGGCTGGCCCCGTTGGGCAGGCTGCCGGGATCCACGGCGAAGGGGAGATCCAGCCGGTCCTTGGCTCGCAGCTTTTGGACCTTGCCACCCGCGGGGCGGCCGCTGCTGCTGCTAGGTCGGGGTTGGGCCTGGCTCATGGGGGGGTCCGATCGACGCACCATAAAGGGCGCAACCCCGTGGGGCCAGAGGGTTCAGGGCGCTGCCACCACCTGCACCCGGGCGGCGGCCCGGTCCGCCCGGCCCTGGGCCTCGGCCCGGTCGCGGCCGCTGGCCAGGGCCACCCCCATGCGACGCAGGGGCCGGGCCTCGGGCTTGCCGAACAGCAACACCTGGGTGCTTGGCTCCATCAGGGCTTCGGCCACCCCTTCGAAGGCCACCCGCTCCAGGGCCCGATCCGCCAGGATCACCCGGCTGGCGGCGGCTCCGGTGGAGCGGATCTCGGGGATCGGCAGACCCAGCACCGCCCGCAGGTGCAGCTCGAATTCGCTCAGGTTCTGGCCCACCAGGGTCACCAGGCCGGTGTCGTGGGGCCGGGGGGAGAGCTCGGAGAACACCACCTCCTCCTGGCCGGGATCGCCACAGAGGAAGAACTCCACTCCGAACAGGCCGGCGCCCCCCAGGTGATCCGTCACCCTGCGGGCCATGGCCTGGGCGGTGGCCAGCTGCGCCTCGCCCAGTTCAGCCGGCTGCCAGCTGCACTGGTAGTCGCCCCGCTCCTGCAGGTGGCCGATCGGCGGGCAAAACAGCGTTGGGCCCTGCCACTGGCGAACGGTGAGCAGGGTGATCTCGAGCTCGAAGCGCAGGAATTCCTCCACGATCACCTTCGCCCCCGCGCCCCGGGCGCCGGCCAGGGCCGCCTCCCAGGCCGCTTCGATGCCGCCCGGGGCCTCCACCACGCTCTGGCCCTTGCCCGAGGAGCTCATCACCGGCTTGACCACCACCGGCCAGCCGAGGCCCTCGGCGGCGGCGGCCAGTTCGGCGGCGCTGCTGGCGTAGGCAAAGCGGGCCGTGCGCAGTCCCAGTTCCCGGGCGGCCAGGTCCCGGATGCGGTCGCGGTTCATGGTCACGGCGGTGGCCCGGGCCGTGGGGATCACGGTGAGGCCTTCAGCCTCCAGTTCGGCCAGGGCGTCCACCGCCAGGGCCTCGATCTCTGGGATCACCAGGTCGGGCCGGTGGCGCCGCACCACCGCCTTGAGGGCCTCCGGATCCCCCATGGCCACCACCTCGGCCACCTGGGCCACCTGCATCGCCGGGGCGCCGGCGTAGCGATCGACGGCGATCACCCGGCAGCCGAGGCGCTGGGCGGCGATCGCCACCTCCTTGCCCAGTTCGCCGCTGCCGAGAAGCATCAGGGTGCGGGGGAAGGTGGTGCTGGCCATGGATCGAGCGCTCTCTGGCGGGATACTGGCCTGATCTTCCTCCGGCGGGCCGCCCGATCACGATGGTGTTGCAGCCTTGGCCCGATGCACTGCTGGCGGTGCCCACCCTGGCCTTCTCCACCGCCGGTGATGCGGCCCAGGGCCTGATCTTTGGCTGGAACATCGCCGATCTCCAGAAGTGGACCCTGATCTACCTGGGGGTTTCCTCCCTGGCCTTCGTGGTCGTCTGGGTGGTGGGACTGCTGCGCCGCCCAGGCCCCCCTCAGCCCTGAGGGTCGGGGATCAGCCCCAGCTGCTTCACCGGGGGCTCCTCATCGATGAAGCCGTAGTCGGCGAACAGTTGGGAGTCGCTGTGGCTGATGTGCTGGCCGTCATGGCGGCGCTCCAGGCGGAAGCCCTCGGCGGCCATGCGCCGCATCAGTGCCGCCGTCTCCTCGAAGCGGGCCGCCATGGCCTCGAGGCTGGCGCAGTCGGAGCTGAGGCCAGCGTCCTTCCAGATGAAATAGGCCATCGGCGTTCAGGGCAGCAGCACAAGTCCTGCCATCACTAGTAGCAGGGATGTGGCCCAGAAGCCCACCACCACCTGCTGCTCGCTGGCGCCCCCGAGCTCGAAGTGGTGATGCAGGGGCGCCATGCGCAGCACCCGTTTCCCCTGGCCATCGGGCCCTTTGGTGGCCTTGAACACCCACACCTGAACGATCACGGAGAGGGATTCGGCCAGGAACACCCCGCCCATCAGCAGCAGCGGCCAGAGGCTGTTGCTGAGCAGGGCGATCGCCGCCAGGGACGCGCCCATGGCCAGCGAACCGGTGTCGCCCATGAACACCCGGGCCGGATGGCGGTTGTGCACCAGGAAGCCCAGCCAGGCTCCGGCCATGGCGGCGCTGAAGCCCGCCAGGGCGGGGTCGCCTTCGTGGCCGCGCAGCATCAGCTGCAGCCCGAGACCGGTGAACACCACGGCGCCGCAGCCGGCCGCCAGCCCGTCGAGGCCATCGGTGAGGTTCGTGCCGTTGCTTTCGGCCAGCACCACGAACAGGCCGAGGGGCCAGATCAGCAGGCCCAGGGGCAGCACCCAGCCCAGGGGCAGGGCCACATCGCCGGCGATCCAACCCTGGTGGGCCGCCACAGCCAGGAAGATCAGCGCCGCCAGGGCCTGGAGCAGCAGTTTGCCCTTGGGACTCAGGCCGGTGTTGGTGCGTTTGGTGAGGCTGCGCCAGTCATCGAGGCCGCCGATCGCCAGAAAGGCCAGGCTCAGGGCGGCCACAGCCACCAGGCGCGGATCGCTGGGGGCCACCAGCCCCCCCACGATCACCCCCACTGGCACCACCAACAGGCCCCCCATGGTGGGGGTCCCCGCCTTGCCGTGATGGGCCTGGGGCCCCTCCTGGCGGATCACCTGGCCCAGTTTGAGCGCCCGCAGCCGCGGGACGCCCCAGAGGCCCAGCAGAGCGGTGATCAGCGCCGCGATCAGCAGCGGAGGGGTGAGCTGGGGGGCTCTGGCCAGACCATCGCTCAGCAGGCAACCCAGCAGCAACAGCAGGGCCAGAACCGCCGCCATGGGGCTGTTGGCGGCCTTGGAGGTCGAAGTCGGGGTGGCCAAGGCGGCGAATCTCCTCAAGTGCGGCGGAGCTCGTGGCTCTCGCCTCGGCGGGACCCTAGGCCACGGGATTTCAGTCTTCCCAGTTCTCCTCGGCGGGCTCGTCGGCCTGGTTGTAATCCTCCTTCTCGCCCATCAGCGCCGAGAGTTCCTCCTCTTCCACCGTGCTCACATCGGGAGCGGCGGCTTCCTCATCCGCCACGAGCCGGCCGCTGGCCTCCAGCCAGCTGAGCAGATCGGGCTCTTCCCGCAAGGGCAGCACCGGAGCTGGCTCATCGCGCCGATAGCGTGTCAATGAGGGATTGATGGTATCGAGAATGCTCATGAACGCCCTCGGGCTCGCTGGGTCCTGGTGACCAATCCACGACCTTAGCGGAGCCACTTCCTGTGTCGATCACCACCAGCAACTCGCAGCTGCCGCTGCGCAAGTGGGCTGAGCTGGCCCTGGTGTGGCTCGCGGCCCTGGGGCTGAGTGCGCTGCTGGGCTGGGCGGGCCAGCGCTGGCCGGAACGACTGCCCATCCAGCCGTGGCTGGTGATGGCGCTGGTGTTGGGCCCCCCGGCGCTGATCGCCCTGGTGCTGGTGCTGCGCTGGCCCGCCCGGGCGCTCGGCGCCCTCCCGAACGGTGGGCTGGAGGGCGGCGGGGGAGAATCGTCGGATTGCGAAGGGGAGCAGGGTTGATGGGTCGGGCGAAGAAGGCGGTGCTGGCCTATTCAGGAGGTGTGGACACCAGCGTCTGCATCCCCTACTTGATGCAGGAATGGGGTGTCGAGGAGGTGATCACCTTCGCCGCCGATCTGGGCCAGGGGGATGAACTGGAGCCGATTCGCCAGAAGGCGCTCGATTCCGGCGCCAGCCAGTCGATCGTGGACGATCTGATCGAACCGTTCATCACCGAGTTCGCCTTCCCCGCCATCCGCGCCAACGCCCTCTACGAGGGTCGCTACCCCCTCTCCACCGCCCTGGCCCGCCCGCTGATCGCCCGGCGCCTGGTGGAGGTCGCCAGGGAGGTGGGGGCCGATGCGGTGGCCCATGGCTGCACCGGCAAGGGCAACGATCAGGTGCGCTTCGATGTGGCCATCGGCGCCCTCGCCCCTGAGCTCAAGGTGCTCACCCCCGCCCGCGAGTGGGGCATGAGCCGCGAGGAAACGATCGCCT
Proteins encoded in this window:
- the uvrA gene encoding excinuclease ABC subunit UvrA; protein product: MGRAAGASKAQTKADSAGFNGAVGGGQLGRGSLEDVIRVRGARQHNLKNVDLTIPRNRLVVFTGVSGSGKSSLAFDTIFAEGQRRYVESLSAYARQFLGQVDKPDVDAIEGLSPAISIDQKSTSHNPRSTVGTVTEIQDYLRLLFGRAGEPHCPQCERSIRPQSIDEMVDQILGLPEGTRYQLLAPVVRGKKGTHAKLLSGLVAEGFARVRINGEVRELSDNIELDKNHAHHIEVVVDRLVAREGINERLNDSLRTALKRGDGLALVEVVPKAGEELPEGVEKERLYSENFACPVHGAVMEELSPRLFSFNSPYGACPDCHGIGHLRKFTFERVVPDPSLPVYAAIAPWSDKDNSYYFSLLYSVGEAFGFEIKTPWNQLSAEQQQVLLNGSMEPIAIKADSRYRKSEGYLRPFEGILPILERQLRDASGEAVRQKLEKFLEMVPCATCTGLRLRPEALAVKVGLFNIADLTAVSVAECLSRIEALMGVGASEGAEPLLTPRQIQIGDLVLREIRLRLRFLLDVGLDYLSLDRPAMTLSGGEAQRIRLATQIGAGLTGVLYVLDEPSIGLHQRDNDRLLNTLFKLRDLGNTLIVVEHDEDTIRAADHIVDIGPGAGVHGGHIVAEGSFEDLLAAQDSLTGDYLSGRRAIPTPAQRRSASSRTLKLVECRRNNLSGIDVEIPLGRLVSITGVSGSGKSTLINELLHPALEHKLGLKVPFPSGLEELRGIQSVDKVIVIDQSPIGRTPRSNPATYTGAFDPIRQVFAATIEAKARGYQVGQFSFNVKGGRCEACSGQGVNVIEMNFLPDVYVQCDVCKGARYNRETLQVAYKGHTIADVLEMTVEQAAEVFSAIPQAADRLRTLVDVGLGYIKLGQPAPTLSGGEAQRVKLATELSKRATGKTLYLIDEPTTGLSFYDVHKLMDVMQRLVDKGNSIVVIEHNLDVIRCSDWLIDLGPEGGDKGGEIVVCGTPEEVALHPTSHTGRYLKQVLAQHPPEPAVA
- a CDS encoding alpha/beta hydrolase family protein, producing the protein MTLLHRTHRALALALASGALLAGAAQPAAALEEIQLRMPLLDTNFTIKLSELSNPDRLLAGTSDLAQLNQASNGAIGLKLVELLNSPLPLRTKAVMSESVGSPLVSQALLLVSALIGVDGVPINLTSMALESALQQASAKGTLTMLKVLQAMPGTTASIDLERGLFALKRLASQQQPADRLLAAQPAGSVSPALSKPGPLTVQRREASLSVPYRPEPLRLVVISPTQGANGRLALISHGLWDSPASFEGWARHLASHGYTVLMPYHPGSDKSQQQAMLSGKMPPPGPAELRQRPMDVSALIDGAAAGKLGLPPGLKTDSVVVLGQSWGATTALQLAGATPSAAMLQKFCGDVMNPSRNLSWVLQCSFLSSADRAGLSDPRVKAVVAVSPPMSLLFSAGAAKAMNARVLLVSGSRDFVVPAGPEAIVPMANEARALGGGHRLVLAKGGDHFNLGSPYAEAGGALRGLILAWVNGAFAAGAAAVPGPSAPSLLPPNGWGDATIPLADVTAQLKGWTP
- a CDS encoding LCP family protein, which produces MSQAQPRPSSSSGRPAGGKVQKLRAKDRLDLPFAVDPGSLPNGASPSRSRGTVAVKTRPRKTGKLPLLPFGLGLVIGAALAGPIPQLLGPALAGLHQGSQLLGSVVSPAYKGRILVMGTDQVATNTDVMFTAQLKEGRTELTQVPRDTYIESETYGVLKANALFAAGGMPAVEQELGKLLGAPLERYLIVNLDAVQHLGDALGGVEVEVPKRMVYSDSRQGLYIDLYPGRQLLKGNDLEGFLRFRHDELGDLGRMERQKLVLAEVFRKLAQPSVLAQLPQLLRIAGQDIKTNLSPVELGNLLATLRTTKLATTRLSGQPFWHDDVSYWMPDLNPNHAAYVSQEPRP
- the purT gene encoding formate-dependent phosphoribosylglycinamide formyltransferase, with product MASTTFPRTLMLLGSGELGKEVAIAAQRLGCRVIAVDRYAGAPAMQVAQVAEVVAMGDPEALKAVVRRHRPDLVIPEIEALAVDALAELEAEGLTVIPTARATAVTMNRDRIRDLAARELGLRTARFAYASSAAELAAAAEGLGWPVVVKPVMSSSGKGQSVVEAPGGIEAAWEAALAGARGAGAKVIVEEFLRFELEITLLTVRQWQGPTLFCPPIGHLQERGDYQCSWQPAELGEAQLATAQAMARRVTDHLGGAGLFGVEFFLCGDPGQEEVVFSELSPRPHDTGLVTLVGQNLSEFELHLRAVLGLPIPEIRSTGAAASRVILADRALERVAFEGVAEALMEPSTQVLLFGKPEARPLRRMGVALASGRDRAEAQGRADRAAARVQVVAAP
- the mraY gene encoding phospho-N-acetylmuramoyl-pentapeptide-transferase, giving the protein MAAVLALLLLLGCLLSDGLARAPQLTPPLLIAALITALLGLWGVPRLRALKLGQVIRQEGPQAHHGKAGTPTMGGLLVVPVGVIVGGLVAPSDPRLVAVAALSLAFLAIGGLDDWRSLTKRTNTGLSPKGKLLLQALAALIFLAVAAHQGWIAGDVALPLGWVLPLGLLIWPLGLFVVLAESNGTNLTDGLDGLAAGCGAVVFTGLGLQLMLRGHEGDPALAGFSAAMAGAWLGFLVHNRHPARVFMGDTGSLAMGASLAAIALLSNSLWPLLLMGGVFLAESLSVIVQVWVFKATKGPDGQGKRVLRMAPLHHHFELGGASEQQVVVGFWATSLLLVMAGLVLLP
- a CDS encoding DUF3134 domain-containing protein, whose amino-acid sequence is MSILDTINPSLTRYRRDEPAPVLPLREEPDLLSWLEASGRLVADEEAAAPDVSTVEEEELSALMGEKEDYNQADEPAEENWED